A genomic stretch from Vicia villosa cultivar HV-30 ecotype Madison, WI unplaced genomic scaffold, Vvil1.0 ctg.000416F_1_1_1, whole genome shotgun sequence includes:
- the LOC131627939 gene encoding probable calcium-binding protein CML41 translates to MARILKPSKWFSNKSLKLRSRSSNSSSSLCSPKSPISLSTTPKNNKNEDDMGLREVFNHFDSDGDGKISAYELRSYFGSIGEHMSHVEAERVIQYLDADGDNLLDFNDFIKLMKGEEGSGDDKDLRKAFEMFLWEEKEDCITPKGLQRMLQRLGDERSYEECVVMIDAFDIDHNGVLDFNEFHQMMA, encoded by the coding sequence ATGGCTAGAATTCTAAAACCATCCAAGTGGTTCTCTAACAAAAGTCTTAAACTTAGGTCAAGATCTTccaattcatcatcatcattatgctCTCCAAAATCTCCAATTTCATTGTCTACCACACCAAAAAATAACAAGAATGAAGATGATATGGGATTAAGAGAGGTTTTCAATCACTTTGATAGTGATGGAGATGGAAAAATTTCAGCCTATGAGTTAAGGTCATATTTTGGGTCAATTGGTGAGCACATGTCTCATGTGGAAGCTGAAAGGGTGATTCAATATCTCGATGCCGACGGCGACAACTTGTTGGATTTCAATGATTTTATTAAGTTGATGAAAGGTGAAGAAGGAAGTGGTGATGATAAAGATCTTAGAAAggcttttgaaatgtttttgtggGAAGAGAAAGAAGATTGTATTACACCAAAAGGGTTGCAAAGAATGTTGCAACGTCTTGGAGATGAAAGGTCTTATGAAGAGTGTGTGGTCATGATTGATGCATTTGATATTGATCATAATGGAGTTCTTGATTTCAATGAGTTTCATCAAATGATGGCTTAG
- the LOC131627948 gene encoding serine/threonine receptor-like kinase NFP, with protein MLNLINTDFLFSSLVPFTCSPNLKTMVSSCIQSHSLFLALLFFSANGTNFTYPTNSPLSCDTYVAYFAHFPNFLTLTTISDMFDTTPQSIARASNIKDENMDLVPGQLLLIPITCGCSGNGNYSFANISHLIKQGESYYYLSTISYQNLTNWMTVEDSNPNLNPYLLTVGTKIVIPLFCRCPSKGIESLITYVWQPNDNLTLVASKFGASQHDIITANANNFGQNFTAATNLPVFIPVKSLPAISQLLHYSSSGRKKNNHFPIIIFIGICLGCTILISLSLLVYVYCLRKRKACENKCAPSVEITDKLISEVSNYVSKPKVYPAGMIMEATMNFNEQCRIGKSVYKAKIDGHVLAVKNVKEDITVTEELVILQKVNHANLVKLIGVSSGYVGNHFLVYEYAENGSLYNWLFSKLSTASSSVVSLTWSQRLNIAIDVAIGLQYMHEHIEPSIVHRDITSSNILLDSNFKAKISNFSVARTTKNPMITKVDVFAYGVVLLELLTGKKFLSYSESSEVNMLWKDIKGLFDIEEKSDERVRRWMDPKLGKSFNVVEALSLFSLAVNCIKEQSLLRPTMGEVVLSLSLLTQHSPTLLERSCTYGSDVEIITGMVSPILAR; from the coding sequence ATGTTGAATCTAATTAATACAGATTTCCTTTTCTCTTCCTTGGTGCCTTTCACTTGTTCACCAAATCTGAAAACAATGGTTTCTTCCTGCATTCAATCTCACTCTCTATTTCTTGCACTTTTGTTCTTTTCTGCCAATGGAACAAACTTCACATACCCTACGAATTCCCCCCTTTCCTGTGACACATATGTTGCATACTTTGCTCACTTTCCAAATTTTTTAACCCTCACAACCATATCTGATATGTTTGACACCACTCCTCAATCCATTGCAAGAGCAAGCAACataaaagatgaaaatatggaCCTTGTTCCAGGCCAACTTTTGCTAATACCTATAACTTGTGGCTGCAGTGGAAATGGAAACTACTCTTTTGCTAATATCTCACACTTGATCAAACAAGGTGAAAGTTACTACTATCTTTCAACCATTTCATATCAGAATCTCACCAATTGGATGACAGTGGAAGATTCAAATCCTAACCTGAATCCATATTTGTTGACAGTGGGAACCAAAATAGTCATTCCTTTGTTCTGTAGGTGCCCTTCAAAAGGGATAGAGTCTTTGATTACTTATGTGTGGCAGCCTAATGACAATCTTACCCTTGTAGCTTCCAAGTTTGGTGCATCACAGCATGACATAATCACTGCAAATGCAAACAATTTTGGCCAGAATTTTACTGCTGCAACCAACCTTCCAGTTTTTATCCCAGTGAAAAGCTTACCAGCTATTTCACAATTATTACACTATTCTTCAAGTGGAAGAAAGAAAAACAATCATTTTCCAATTATCATTTTCATTGGTATATGTCTAGGATGCACTATTCTGATTTCGCTGTCATTACTAGTATATGTGTATTGTTTGAGGAAGAGAAAAGCTTGTGAGAATAAGTGTGCGCCTTCTGTGGAGATAACAGATAAGTTAATTTCAGAAGTTTCAAACTATGTAAGTAAGCCAAAAGTGTATCCAGCTGGTATGATTATGGAAGCAACAATGAACTTCAATGAACAGTGTAGGATAGGGAAATCCGTGTACAAAGCTAAAATTGACGGTCATGTTTTAGCTGTGAAAAATGTTAAGGAAGACATCACAGTCACAGAAGAGTTGGTGATTCTTCAAAAGGTAAATCATGCAAATCTTGTAAAACTAATCGGCGTCTCTTCAGGATATGTTGGAAATCACTTTCTTGTATATGAATATGCGGAAAATGGATCACTTTATAACTGGCTGTTCTCTAAACTTTCCACTGCTTCAAGCTCAGTGGTTTCCCTCACATGGAGTCAGAGGTTAAACATAGCAATTGATGTTGCAATTGGTCTGCAATACATGCATGAACACATAGAACCAAGTATAGTCCATAGAGACATCACATCAAGTAACATCCTTCTTGACTCAAACTTTAAGGCTAAGATATCAAATTTTTCTGTTGCAAGAACCACAAAGAATCCTATGATAACAAAAGTCGATGTTTTTGCTTATGGTGTTGTTCTGTTAGAGTTATTAACAGGAAAGAAGTTTTTGTCTTATAGCGAAAGTAGCGAAGTGAATATGTTATGGAAAGATATTAAGGGTTTGTTTGATATAGAAGAGAAGAGTGACGAAAGGGTTAGAAGATGGATGGATCCTAAGTTGGGGAAGTCTTTTAATGTTGTTGAAGCTCTTAGTTTGTTCTCTTTGGCAGTGAATTGCATAAAAGAACAATCTTTGTTAAGACCAACAATGGGAGAAGTTGTTCTTAGCCTTTCCCTTCTCACTCAACATTCTCCTACTTTGTTGGAGAGGTCTTGTACTTACGGATCAGATGTTGAGATTATAACTGGTATGGTTAGTCCCATCTTAGCTCGTTGA
- the LOC131627949 gene encoding V-type proton ATPase subunit H-like: protein MDQAELTTDQVLSRDIPWETYMSTKLISGTSLQLLRRYDHRSESQRAQLLDDDGPAYVRVFVHVLRDIFKEDTVEYVLALIDEMLTANPKRARLFHDNALADDDTYEPFLRLLRKGNWFVQEKSCKILALIVSVRPKNQNGNASNGGTSNEKKSITSIDDVLIGLVKWLCEQLKKPSHPTRGVPTAINCLSTLLKEPVVRSSFVQADGVKLLVPLICPASTQQSIQLLYETCLCIWLLSYYEPAIEYLATSRTLPRLIDVVKSSTKEKVVRVVVLTLKNLMSKGTLGAQMVDLQLPQVVQSLKAQAWSDEDLLEALNSLEEGLKDNIKKLSSFDKYKQEVLLGNLDWSPMHKDPIFWRENITNFEDHDFQILRVLLTILDSSNDPRTLAVACFDISQFIQCHPAGRIIVTDLKAKERVMKLMNHESAEVTKNALLCIQRLFLGAKYASFLQV, encoded by the exons ATGGACCAGGCTGAATTAACCACCGATCAG GTTCTGAGTAGGGACATTCCATGGGAGACCTACATGTCTACCAAGCTGATATCCGGCACTAGCCTTCAGCTCTTGAGGCGCTATGATCACCGATCGGAGAGTCAGAGAGCTCAGTTGCTCGATGAt GATGGTCCTGCTTATGTTcgtgtgtttgttcatgttttgCGTGATATTTTTAAAGAGGATACTGTTGAGTATGTTTTGGCTCTGATAGATGAAATGCTGACAG CGAACCCGAAAAGAGCACGACTGTTTCATGACAATGCCCTTGCTGATGATGATACTTATGAGCCTTTCCTAAG ATTGCTTCGCAAAGGAAATTGGTTTGTACAAGAGAAAAGTTGTAAGATCCTTGCTTTAATAGTCAG TGTCAGGCCAAAAAATCAGAATGGCAATGCTTCAAATGGAGGAACATCAAATGAAAAGAAATCAATTACCTCTATCGATGATGTTTTGATAGGATTGGTAAAATGGCTTTGTGAGCAG CTGAAGAAACCTTCTCATCCTACTCGTGGAGTTCCAACAGCTATCAATTGCCTATCAACTCTACTTAAGGAACCTGTTGTCAGGTCTTCCTTTGTTCAAGCGGATGGGGTCAAGTTGCTTGTGCCATTGATTTGTCCAGCATCCACTCAACAATCTATTCAG CTTCTTTATGAAACATGTCTCTGCATATGGCTCTTGTCATATTATGAGCCTGCAATTGAATATTTGGCTACTTCAAGGACCCTTCCAAGACTTATTGATGTTGTTAAGAGCTCTACAAAAGAAAAG GTTGTTAGAGTTGTTGTCTTAACACTCAAAAACTTGATGTCGAAAGGGACATTGGGTGCTCAGATGGTTGATCTCCAGCTTCCTCAGGTTGTTCAAAGTTTGAAAGCACAAGCATGGAGTGATGAG GACTTGTTGGAGGCGCTGAATTCCCTTGAAGAAGGGCTTAAGGATAACATCAAGAAGCTTAGTTCTTTTGATAAGTACAAGCAAGAAGTTCTCCTCGGCAATCTAGACTGGTCTCCCATGCACAAAGATCCCATATTTTGGCGAGAAAATATAACCAATTTTGAAGATCATGATTTCCAG ATTCTAAGGGTCCTATTAACAATTTTGGACTCATCCAATGATCCAAGGACTCTAGCTGTTGCTTGCTTTGACATTTCACAGTTCATCCAGTGCCATCCGGCTGGGCGGATCATTGTGACAGACCTTAAAGCCAAGGAACGAGTGATGAAACTAATGAATCATGAGAGTGCTGAGGTTACTAAAAATGCACTTCTCTGCATCCAAAGGCTTTTCTTGGGTGCAAAGTATGCAAGCTTCTTGCAGGTCTAG